The Leptospira terpstrae serovar Hualin str. LT 11-33 = ATCC 700639 nucleotide sequence AGATGATGATGTCGCAGATTCCAGCTCCGATATCAATGACCGCGGTTCCTAAATCTTTTTCTCCTGAAGTTAGGATGGCTTCGGAAGAGGCAAGACTTGATAACACTCGGTCCATTTGTAAAAGGCCGGCTTGTTCTACACAACGATCAATGTTGTTGAGTGCTGTGTTTCCGCAAGATACAATATGTACTTCTGCTTCTAACCGAACACCTGTCATTCCAATGGGATCTTTGATATTAACTTGGTCATCTACTTTGAATTCTTTTGTGAGGACATGGATGACTTGTTGGTCGTTCGGAATATGAACTGCTTGTGCCGCCTCAACTACACGCATGATATCTGTTTCTGAAACGATTCGTTCTCTGTTGGTAACAGCAATGATACCTTTTTCATTGAATCCATTGACAGACTTTCCTGAAACATTGACTACTACTGTATTCACTTCTTGGCCAGCCATGAGTTCAGCATCACCAAACGCCTCTATGATGGACTTTGTTGTAGTTTCAATATTAACAATAGATCCGTTTTTGATACCGGCAGAAGGATACACTCCCGTTCCAATAATTTCGATTTCGTGATCACCCACAAGTCGCCCAATGACAACTTTAATCAGTGAGGATCCTAAATCCAAAGCAGTTATGATAGGTGCGTCATCATAGGTCATATTAATGGTAAACGGCGTCCTCTCCTCTTAAATCTATGGAAACAACTTTTACAGATTCTGCTTCCATATATGCCAAGGATGCATACAATTTGCGAAACACGTTCAATTCTAACTTATCACCTAAGTATACTTTTATGGGGTTCGGTGATTTTAAATACAATGTATAATTTCCATCACGTTCGACGGCAAGTTCTGAGATTCTTGATTTGAGTGCAGGGTATAAGGAAAGAGCATGTCGCATTTCTTTGGTGATATCAAAAATTTGTCTGCCTTCTAGTTTCTGTTCCCCAACGGTGAACTGCCCACTAATCACTATTAAGTGATCAGCTAACACTCGATCTCTGGATATTATTTCCAGATCTTCATCCACTTCATACAGGGAATTTCCTACATGTATGACAAATTCGGCGACTTTCTCCTGTAAGTTGATAATCAAAAATCCATCGGGATCACGAGTGATTCTAACCTTCCGAATCCTCGGATGATTTGCCAGTCGCTTCTCCCAATCCTTCCAATCCCCAATGTTTGGGGCTTTTGGATCCACTCCTAGATACGACAAAACCTCAGGTGGGGAGAGAGCTACAAGACCTTCCCATTCCACACGAACCACTGGTTTCACGGGTCGACCCCATCGAAAGACAAGTCCTAGAGCCAAAAGACCCACTAAGACCAAAAGGATCGGAACCACACGCCCAAATCGTTTTTCTTTGATTTCTGGGGGGGTGTCAACCATATATTGATTATGTCACATAGTTAGGCTGTTTGGAAAGCATTTATCAACAGGGCACAAAAAAAGGCCAGGCGAACCTGACCTTTCTCGCTAGTCTCAAATGTAATTTGAGGTGCTTAGTTTTGTGCTACCCTCATAGAACCTTGGCTTAGGTCCATAGAGATAGTTTGGTATTTTTTGGCTTCTTTTTCAAGAGCCTCAGCACGGCGAAGAAGTTCTTTCTTCTCGTTCATTTGGCTAAGAGCCTTACCACCTCGAGTAGATCCTGCTCTGTCACGAAGTGCCTGAGCCATCTCTACTTTTTCTTTTGCGATGTTCGCTAGGTATTCCGAAACTGCAGATTTTTGCGCCGGAGTGGTTGCTTGTTCAATCATAGCAGACTCCAAAAGCTCTAATCTTTCGTTTGTATCTAAAGCGTAAAGATTTGCTGTTGCAAGTCCCATAGCCAAGATCCCTGTTGCGATAATCTTTGTTGTTTTCATGTGATCCTCTCTAGAGTGGGAACCTCTTTTTCCGATTCCCTTTTTATTCTATGACTCAAAGAATCATCTCATCCCGATTAAATTCAATCGGAAATTACAGAGAATTTCCCCATGTTATGGCAAAATCACGAAAAAAAGACAATCTTAGATTAATTTTAATCTTTTTTTGATTAAAATTAATCGTTTCGTTTCATAACAGGGTTCCAAACAGGAATGTTGGCTCCTAGGAATGCAAAAAAAAACCCTCCGGAGAGGGTTTTTTTTTCTCAATGCCAAAGTCTGGCTTAAGTTTTGGTCAGTATTTGGTTTTGGTATAACTCAATTTTTTATTGAGGATGATGTCCACATTGGTCACTTCTCCCGGCTTCACATGGATTTCCGAATTTTCCAATTTCATTTCTTCCATGAAACTAGCTCGGATTTCGTATTTGCCCGGTTTTAAGTTGGTAAACCAAAAGTATCCATCTTTGTCGGTTGTGACTTTGAAGATTTGGTTTGTCGAGACCACAGTGGGCATGTAGATGGGGTGTTTTTCGATGGGGTTGTCCAAGGTTTTGTAGAACACTCGGCCCCGAATCGCTCCAAATCCATCCATGGAATTGATCGCATCCACAGTCACAGTCTGTTTCGGAAGTACTGCTGTAGCGGTCTTGTAAATAGGATACTTGTCCGCACGGATTTCAATTTGGTGTACTCCGGCAGGGAGGTTGTCAATCTTCACATTGTAGATATCTCCCTGAATTAAGGTTCCGTTTTTAGTCACAGATCCCCAGATTTTCGATTTCTCCGTAGTGACTTGGGATGTGTATTCCTGATCATCCACAAGGACTTTGATCGTACGCACTTTGTCTTCTGGCGGTGTTGATTTTAATTTTCCCTGTTTGTTGAGAAGGTCGTAAGGTGACTTGGTTGCGGCTCCCCCGTAAGATTTGTCTTTGATGATGGAAGTTCGGATGAGGATACTTCCTGTTGTGACAGAAGGAGGTGCCGGTGGTTCCACTTCCACGATCGGCGGAATGACCACAGTCGTTTCATTGGCCGGTGTTGGTTCCGGTTCTGGTGTTACAGGAGGTGTCGTTGTATTATTGTTCGGCGGAGTTGTATTTTCCACCGGTGTGATGGGAACGTTGATGACTACGTTGGGAGGTTTTGGTGGAGGAGTTTGTGGTTTTGGCGAACCTGATAAAAAGATCCCTGCCGCATTCCCAGAAACTTGTGGGGTCTGTTCGTGGTTGAACTGGCGAGCCATCTTTACCGTTTCTTCTTTGGCAACAAAGAAGGCTTCGAGGGCTGTTACCACACTGTCCTTGTTTAAATCCCCTTTTTCTAGAGCATTTCCAAAGTTATAAGTGAAGATCCCATGGTTGATCGTTCCCCCCACTTCGATGGAAGTTTGGTCATCATCCGAGGAGGAAATGACAGCTTTGTCTTGGAAAAAGTAATCTTCTGCGTTTTGGCGGACTACCCCATCATTTCCTTGGGCGATCGGAATTTCGGCTGCCCCTCGGGTATTTTTTCCTTTTTTGGCAATCCCTCCCGAATAACAACAATCCATGACGAGAACTGTCTTTTGGGATTTGATATCTGTTAAAAATTCGTTTAATTCTTCATCGGAGATATGAGGGCGATCGTAACAAATGAGGTAGTTACGCATTCCGTTTTTTGCCTTCGCATCTTTCATATACATTCCGTGGCCAGAGAAGTATAAAAATACTGAGTCCTCTTTTCCCACAACTTTACCCAATTGGGAAATCGCGTTCTTTACATTGTCGCGAGTGACCATGGAACCTAACAGGACTTTGATATCCTTGAAGTTTCCTTTCTTTTGGATTTTTTCTTTTAGGAAGTTTGCGTCTGCTTCACAGAGATTCAACTCAGGGATTTTGGCTGTGTTACCTTTGTAGTTAGTTCCAATGAACAACGCATAACGGTTCTGCCCGAACACCGGTAAACCGATGAGATAGGCTGATAGAATACAAACAAATATGTTTCGAAACGAAAACATGATTGGGTTTCCTCTTATCCGGATGGAGTGCCTCATTCTCCATCACCGGAAATCGGAAATCAATTGGATTTTTCTTTGGAATGCAAAAAACGGAACACCTGAGGAAGAACATAATTACGAAATTCTTCGTTTACTCGTTTTTCTCCTCGGCAATCGTAATGAATATTGTCTACAAACCTGTCACTTGGGTAGGAAGAATCAGGAAAGAAAAAGAGTTCCGCCTCTGGATTTTCTCTAAAAAAAGTTTTTAGATCGGCCAGCAGGTCTTTGGATTCCTTTGATTCTTGGCGTTCCTTCATCCAAGGCATATACACCATTCCGAATTGGATCCCCCGCGAACGGGTGTATTCGATTAAATCTTTTAAAACAACAAAGTCAGGATTGTGATACACATATGGTTGTGGATTGGCAAGTTCTGCATCCAGTTCCTTGCGAATCAATTCTTTCGAAAAGAGGACTAGTTCAGGTTTCAATCGATTGGAAATATTATACTTTCCGAAATGGCGACTGATTTGGTCTTCGATGGTGAGATTGTCTTCCAATTGAGAGGATGCCGGTTTACAAAGTCCCGCTTCCACATTTTCACAAGACTCGCAAAACAAAGATCGTTCTTTGTAGTTTTTATCTACCTTCCAATTGGTTTGGCTTAAGGAATTACGAATGGCTCCATGAAAACGATAGGATTCGTACAGAAGTGGAGTGGCCTTCGAAAGAATATACAATCGTTCTATACCAGAGTATTGTTCTGATAGTTCCGAAAATGTAAATTGATGCAGGTAACGATGTCCAAAAAATTCCCAAAGGATTTGGTTGGCATCTTCTTGTTTTCCACTATAGCTGATGATATTCGTAGGAGTCGGAGTGCGAAAAAAATTCTTTTCGATTCCTTCGTGCCAGCGCCGGTTCATATAGGCAAAAAGAGATTCGTTTTCTTTTACAGACTTGGCATCGGGATCATAGAGGGGTGGACCATATCCTGTTGCATATAACTTGGGGGATGCGGCAAACAAAACCATCTTTGGTTTAGCATTTCCTTTTTTCAGATATTTATCCAAAAAGAAACGGTAATACTTTGGTCCCATGGCAGGTAAACTATGATTATAAACAGAATATTCTATTCCGTCCTGTTTGGCATAACCGGCAAGTGCCATCGACCGAGAATCACCTAACACAAGAACTTCGGCATCACCCTTACCTGATTCTACAAAATTTTTCTTTAAGTTTACAAAAAAGATTTCTGGTTGTTCCAAATAGTGAATTCCAGTAAACCGAACGACTAACTCCAATACCAAAAACAAAAAGAGGGTGATCCCTATTCCTAAAAATTTAGAACGCAAAGTAGATTACCTCCTTTCCAAAAATCCCGCGAGTTAAGATGAGAAATCCCATAAAAAACAAAACAAAAACTTGGATGGCCGGATGAGAAACAAAAACCCAATACCTTTCTTTTTTGAAATATGTGATTCCATCAATGATAAGGAGTGGTATAAAGATTTTAAAGTACTCACCAAAAAGCCCAACTATATCTTTTATATTATTGTTTGGATTCAAATCCCAAGTCCAAACGGATAAGAATTTTTTCATGTACAAAAACATCATATGAGCATCGTAAGATCGAAAACCCACAGCACTAAAAGCAACAAGTGAATAAATTAAGATACGACTAAAGGTTCCCGAAAGAATACTGAAGAGTTTTTCCAGTAACGAAGGTTTTGTGACCTCCTCCAACTCTTTTTGGTTTTCTTTCTTTTTAGCAAAGGCAACTAGATAGATGATTGTGTAAACACCTTGCAAACAACCCCAGGTAATAAAGGTCCAATTGGCTCCGTGCCAAAGTCCTGATAGAAAAAAGATAATAAATAAGTTTCTATACTGGGCAAACTTTCCGTATTTACTTCCTCCGAGAGAGATATAAATATAATCCCGAAACCACCGATTCAGTGTTACATGCCATCGGTTCCAAAACTCAGTTGGAGTTTTGGAAAATTCTGGTGTTTCAAAGTTTACTGTGAGAGTGACACCAAGAAGTCGTGACACTCCCAAGGCGATAAATGAATAACCAGCAAAGTCGCAGTAAATCTGCGTTAAGAACAAAAATCCACCGGCAAAAACTTGGGAGCCGTCCATGGCTTGGATGATATCAGGATTTTGAGTGTATAAAGACTTTCCTGCAAGGAATACTTGGTCTACATATGTGGCGAGGTTATCTGCTACATAGACCTTCATAAAGTAACCAAGAAGGATGTCATACAATCCTTTCTGCACTCCATCGAGAGTTGGGAATTTTGGTTTTTTCAATTGAGGAAGAAGGTCCTCTGCACGTTCAATGGGACCTGCCACAAGCTGTGGAAAGTAATTCACAAATAATGCAAAATCAAAAAAGTCGCGCTCTGCTTTGATTTGTTTTCGGAACACATCAATGGTGTACGACATGGTTTGGAAGGTATAAAAACTAATTCCTACAGGCAGGATGATATTTCGTAATAAATAAGTATGGGAATCAGTTGCCGCAGAAGAACCGAGCCACAAAGCCAATTGGTTCCAAGAGTCAATGAGGTTTACTGCGAAAAAATCGTAGTACTTCATGGTAAAGAGTAGGCCCAAGTTAGCTATAATCGAAACTGATAGATAGAGACGACGACGAGTTTTGTTTTCTGTTCCTTCAATAAAGATGGCAGCACAATAATCGATGATGGTACTAATCAGAATGAGGATGAGAAAAAACCACTCCCACCATCCATAAAAAAAATAGGAGGCGAGTAACAACCAAAGGTTTTGTGCGCGGTAGGCCCATTTCTGTTTACCAGCGAACCATCCGAATCCCAAAAAGACCGCATACACAAAAAGAAAGAAGATTAAAAAGACAAAGGTATTAAAAAGCATCGGTCTTCGTTACAATTTCCGGGTCACTCGATTCTGTAAAATTGAAAAAATGAGGTTAAAATGCGGAATCTTATCGTTGACCCGTTCGGAATTCAGGAAATCTTGAGAGTTACCTTGGATCTACGTTCGGAACTCAAAACCAAATTCGGTTTTTCGGAATTTCGCCCGGGCCAAGAAGAGGCCATTCGCTCCGTACTCGAGG carries:
- a CDS encoding caspase family protein, with amino-acid sequence MFSFRNIFVCILSAYLIGLPVFGQNRYALFIGTNYKGNTAKIPELNLCEADANFLKEKIQKKGNFKDIKVLLGSMVTRDNVKNAISQLGKVVGKEDSVFLYFSGHGMYMKDAKAKNGMRNYLICYDRPHISDEELNEFLTDIKSQKTVLVMDCCYSGGIAKKGKNTRGAAEIPIAQGNDGVVRQNAEDYFFQDKAVISSSDDDQTSIEVGGTINHGIFTYNFGNALEKGDLNKDSVVTALEAFFVAKEETVKMARQFNHEQTPQVSGNAAGIFLSGSPKPQTPPPKPPNVVINVPITPVENTTPPNNNTTTPPVTPEPEPTPANETTVVIPPIVEVEPPAPPSVTTGSILIRTSIIKDKSYGGAATKSPYDLLNKQGKLKSTPPEDKVRTIKVLVDDQEYTSQVTTEKSKIWGSVTKNGTLIQGDIYNVKIDNLPAGVHQIEIRADKYPIYKTATAVLPKQTVTVDAINSMDGFGAIRGRVFYKTLDNPIEKHPIYMPTVVSTNQIFKVTTDKDGYFWFTNLKPGKYEIRASFMEEMKLENSEIHVKPGEVTNVDIILNKKLSYTKTKY
- a CDS encoding MBOAT family O-acyltransferase — its product is MLFNTFVFLIFFLFVYAVFLGFGWFAGKQKWAYRAQNLWLLLASYFFYGWWEWFFLILILISTIIDYCAAIFIEGTENKTRRRLYLSVSIIANLGLLFTMKYYDFFAVNLIDSWNQLALWLGSSAATDSHTYLLRNIILPVGISFYTFQTMSYTIDVFRKQIKAERDFFDFALFVNYFPQLVAGPIERAEDLLPQLKKPKFPTLDGVQKGLYDILLGYFMKVYVADNLATYVDQVFLAGKSLYTQNPDIIQAMDGSQVFAGGFLFLTQIYCDFAGYSFIALGVSRLLGVTLTVNFETPEFSKTPTEFWNRWHVTLNRWFRDYIYISLGGSKYGKFAQYRNLFIIFFLSGLWHGANWTFITWGCLQGVYTIIYLVAFAKKKENQKELEEVTKPSLLEKLFSILSGTFSRILIYSLVAFSAVGFRSYDAHMMFLYMKKFLSVWTWDLNPNNNIKDIVGLFGEYFKIFIPLLIIDGITYFKKERYWVFVSHPAIQVFVLFFMGFLILTRGIFGKEVIYFAF
- a CDS encoding LIC_10421 family protein; this translates as MKTTKIIATGILAMGLATANLYALDTNERLELLESAMIEQATTPAQKSAVSEYLANIAKEKVEMAQALRDRAGSTRGGKALSQMNEKKELLRRAEALEKEAKKYQTISMDLSQGSMRVAQN
- the ftsA gene encoding cell division protein FtsA, giving the protein MTYDDAPIITALDLGSSLIKVVIGRLVGDHEIEIIGTGVYPSAGIKNGSIVNIETTTKSIIEAFGDAELMAGQEVNTVVVNVSGKSVNGFNEKGIIAVTNRERIVSETDIMRVVEAAQAVHIPNDQQVIHVLTKEFKVDDQVNIKDPIGMTGVRLEAEVHIVSCGNTALNNIDRCVEQAGLLQMDRVLSSLASSEAILTSGEKDLGTAVIDIGAGICDIIIYVDGGIAFSSVVPFGGFHITSDISIGLKTTVETAEVIKKRYGHTRIDMVDPTEKFEIPSISGRPSRSVFRQELVEILEPRVREILEMIDHELVRSGFKSSLAGGVILTGGTSLLQGIEATAEEVLRLSVGRAKPAGLSGLVDKISSPEYATAVGLIKYSSKIQNLEQRNMHSGSDSDGWMKKVRRWMENNL
- a CDS encoding cell division protein FtsQ/DivIB, which encodes MVDTPPEIKEKRFGRVVPILLVLVGLLALGLVFRWGRPVKPVVRVEWEGLVALSPPEVLSYLGVDPKAPNIGDWKDWEKRLANHPRIRKVRITRDPDGFLIINLQEKVAEFVIHVGNSLYEVDEDLEIISRDRVLADHLIVISGQFTVGEQKLEGRQIFDITKEMRHALSLYPALKSRISELAVERDGNYTLYLKSPNPIKVYLGDKLELNVFRKLYASLAYMEAESVKVVSIDLRGEDAVYH